From a single Anoplolepis gracilipes chromosome 3, ASM4749672v1, whole genome shotgun sequence genomic region:
- the LOC140664290 gene encoding uncharacterized protein → MYLIYRFFTSVIFAIINATIVLYMCQRFFRVMRAHYHIMAEAERFNSIISESRVSLDYISSKVSQGMDQMKEDIARELSITDHLTKLSSKIGLLLQRYSELEEGLIELVRMDHNTKNVRIETPADINEEVKSILVAIRKKQPQQQQPNRPRTPRKLRISTNTTTGLKEPHNLVASSKFLTSQSYDIADLSNVMSERQERPRTPAYPEVQLLNDPRPAETCVKPIGFRPSWKSEV, encoded by the exons ATGTATCTGATATATCGCTTTTTTACCAGTGTAATTTTTGCGATAATAAATGCGACTATCGTTTTATACATGTGTCAACGC TTTTTCAGAGTTATGAGAGCACATTATCACATTATGGCTGAAGCTGAGAGATTCAATTcgatc ATTTCTGAATCACGCGTAAGCCTTGATTATATCAGCTCGAAAGTATCCCAGGGAATGGATCAg ATGAAGGAGGACATTGCCAGAGAATTATCCATTACCGATCATTTAACGAAGCTTAGTTCGAAAATAGGATTGCTGCTGCAACGTTATTCCGAATTGGAGGAAGGATTGATCGAg CTGGTGCGAATGGATCACAACACCAAGAACGTACGGATCGAAACACCAGCTGACATCAATGAGGAAGTCAAGAGCATCCTCGTGGCAATAAGGAAGAAACAACCTCAGCAGCAGCAACCCAACCGTCCGCGAACGCCGAGGAAATTGCGGATATCAACGAATACTACCACTGGGTTAAAGGAACCACATAATCTAGTCGCGAGTTCAAAGTTTCTCACGTCGCAATCATATGACATTGCCGATCTCTCGAACGTAATGTCCGAGAGACAAGAGAGGCCACGTACGCCCGCTTATCCGGAAGTGCAGTTGTTGAACGATCCGAGACCGGCAGAAACCTGTGTAAAACCCATTGGCTTTCGGCCATCCTGGAAATCCGAGGTTTAA
- the Cdk5 gene encoding cyclin-dependent kinase 5, producing MQKYEKLEKIGEGTYGTVFKAKNRETHEIVALKRVRLDDDDEGVPSSALREICLLKELKHKNIVRLYDVLHSDKKLTLVFEHCDQDLKKYFDSLNGEIDLDVVKSFLYQLLRGLAFCHSRNVLHRDLKPQNLLINKNGELKLADFGLARAFGIPVKCYSAEVVTLWYRPPDVLFGAKLYTTSIDMWSAGCIFAELANAGRPLFPGSDVDDQLKRIFKMLGTPTEETWPDLTTLPDYKPFPQYHPTQGLAQVTPKLTSRGKDLLQRLLVCNPALRLSAEEAMAHPYFNDLNPAIKNDRCQ from the exons atgcaaaagtaTGAGAAGCTCGAGAAAATAGGAGAAG GCACTTATGGCACCGTGTTCAAAGCCAAGAATCGCGAGACACACGAAATCGTCGCGCTGAAGCGGGTGAGATTGGACGATGATGACGAA GGTGTACCGTCGTCAGCACTACGGGAGATCTGTCTACTGAAGGAACTCAAGCATAAGAATATAGTTCGTCTTTATGACGTGCTGCACAGCGACAAGAAGCTCACCTTGGTGTTTGAGCACTGCGACCAAgatctcaaaaaatattttgacagtcTAAATGGAGAGATTGATTTGGACGTCGTTAAATCATTCCT ATATCAGTTACTAAGAGGACTAGCATTCTGCCATAGTCGAAATGTTTTGCATAGAGATCTCAAACCACAGAACTTACTCATCAATAAG AACGGGGAGTTGAAGCTCGCCGATTTCGGATTAGCAAGAGCATTTGGTATTCCTGTAAAATGTTACTCAGCGGAAGTTGTTACATTATGGTACCGTCCCCCGGATGTTCTTTTCGgagcaaaattatatacaacgtCCATTGATATGTGGAGCGCGGGATGCATATTCGCCG AATTAGCGAACGCCGGCAGACCGCTCTTTCCTGGATCAGATGTGGATGACcaattgaaaagaatattcaaAATGCTAGGCACACCGACCGAGGAAACCTGGCCAGATTTAACGACACTTCCCGATTATAAGCCCTTCCCGCAGTACCATCCCACGCAAGGACTGGCACAGGTTACACCCAAACTCACTTCAAGAGGCAAAGACTTACTCCAG AGATTATTGGTGTGTAATCCGGCTCTACGGCTGTCAGCAGAGGAAGCGATGGCGCATCCATACTTCAACGATTTGAACCCTGCCATAAAGAATGACCGATGCCAATAG
- the LOC140664287 gene encoding T-cell immunomodulatory protein has product MLPIRTLVLLVALVTVARCSDITPAVFGNVLDGMPAAFGDFNSDELTDVFMLRGKLEDNLTVEVFLAADQEPLLRPAPHLNCSFKERVTSVVPGDFDGDVFMDILVTTFNKTEKLTHVHILWGGNGHLNCSDESFPPIKMHDQPLALDYNQDMIIDLFGVDENGKRVFWIFKENRHAPQKIYMDRIESDLPLEPVRHPHSNAFLDLNSDFLSDLVVTTNKSFEIWLGTEQGFQFSHRIYLPYNISFDSDFKGEFGQTLYLDVELTGKMALLLPLCFNEACTNCTIMMYQNGWHNLRVNFRDPSNVLWGFVKPDGKRYTETITLRGGDFNMDGYPDLLATLQSSTGKHSFLLQNVACKNCAGFNRTFEIKWQALNPFFNETAMAVFYDFYQDGILDVILVEFDKTSSNPYRTAAFKNSLDYDANFVKVMVLTGRTNSMYPISPGSLGKKKRTYGTNLPGPSIAYRTTTQDGSPRNAIAAQLPQSAHFSLNLPYTTFGLGRTPNFVDALTIGVGGKSREWPQIIPNSQMVVIPNPIAEPSRWKAQLFVTPSKLILLSAAALTGTCGLITAIILGLYWKERREDKIERLQEAHRFHFDAM; this is encoded by the exons ATGCTGCCGATTCGAACATTGGTTCTTCTCGTTGCACTCGTCACGGTAGCGAGATGCAGCGATATAACACCCGCTGTGTTCGGTAACGTGTTGGACGGTATGCCAGCAGCATTTGGTGATTTCAATTCCGATGAACTGACAGATGTATTTATGTTGCGTGGAAAACTGGAAGATAATCTGACAGTAGAGGTATTCTTGGCGGCCGATCAGGAGCCGTTGTTGCGACCTGCGCCGCACCTGAATTGCTCGTTCAAGGAGCGTGTGACCAGTGTAGTACCGGGTGATTTTGACGGTGACGTCTTCATGGATATCCTAGTAACAACCTTCAATAAAACGGAAAAGCTTACTCATGTACATATACTCTGGGGTGGAAACGGACACCTGAATTGTAGCGACGAATCATTTCCACCTATAAAGATGCACGACCAGCCACTAGCATTGGACTACAATCAAGATATGATAATTGATCTTTTCGGAGTGGACGAAAACGGTAAAAGGGTATTCTGGATATTCAAAGAGAATAGACATGCTCcgcaaaaaatttacatgGACCGAATCGAATCGGACTTGCCGCTGGAGCCAGTGAGACATCCGCATTCCAACGCCTTTCTAGATTTAAACAGCGATTTTCTGTCGGATCTCGTGGTAACCACGAATAAGTCCTTCGAAATATGGTTAGGTACCGAGCAAGGATTTCAGTTTTCTCACAGGATCTATCTCCCGTATAATATCTCGTTCGATAGTGACTTCAAAGGAGAATTTGGCCAGACTCTTTATCTGGATGTTGAGCTAACTGGCAAAATGGCTCTTCTTCTGCCACTGTGCTTCAACGAGGCCTGTACCAATTGCACGATAATGATGTACCAGAACGGCTGGCACAATCTGCGAGTGAACTTCCGTGATCCCAGTAACGTATTGTGGGGTTTTGTGAAGCCGGACGGTAAGCGTTACACAGAGACCATTACTCTACGTGGCGGTGACTTTAACATGGACGGCTATCCGGACTTGTTGGCTACTCTGCAGTCTTCCACTGGGAAACATTCGTTCCTCTTACAGAACGTGGCATGTAAAAACTGCGCCGGTTTTAATCGTACTTTCGAGATCAAATGGCAAGCATTGAATCCGTTCTTCAACGAAACCGCCATGGCGGTGTTTTACGACTTTTATCAGGACGGTATTCTGGACGTGATTTTGGTGGAGTTTGATAAGACCAGTAGTAATCCTTATCGCACCGCAGCGTTCAAGAATAGTTTGGACTACGATGCGAATTTTGTTAAAGTGATGGTACTCACCGGACGCACTAATAGCATGTATCCAATTTCACCGGGCTCGCTTGGTAAGAAAAAGCGAACCTACGGCACAAATCTGCCGGGACCGTCGATTGCATACAGAACAACCACGCAGGACGGTAGTCCTCGTAATGCAATTGCCGCACAGTTACCGCAAAGTGCGCATTTCTCGCTTAATCTACCATACACCACCTTCGGTTTAGGAAGAACGCCCAATTTCGTGGATGCTCTTACGATAGGg GTTGGTGGTAAATCACGAGAATGGCCGCAAATCATCCCCAACTCTCAAATGGTCGTGATACCAAATCCGATTGCCGAACCATCGAGATGGAAGGCTCAACTATTCGTTACACCTAGCAAGTTGATCCTACTGAGCGCTGCTGCATTAACGGGGACATGCGGTTTGATCACAGCCATTATTCTCGGCTTGTACTGGAAGGAGAGACGAGAGGACAAAATTGAGAGGCTACAAGAAGCGCACAGATTCCATTTCGATGCGATGTAG
- the LOC140663857 gene encoding uncharacterized protein produces MEARDSGHSTRFSRREHPRFTKDTKRQIKIFSWRTSSGIRFSIKGNLYSGHRGVMAFSSSIAIVFIGVAAYTVAAGSVQGIPNTLQRDEYGSPVLADLLARYLEDRRTNQGTKQNVDQIGDGHLVTDSDKQLRRLLDELTDRLTQHADSTNDEEILDAIGRKEISFDRYRDENLNSPISSKTFIDLTNHAYTLDSNADQVNKQLLTDQFVDHDVLNNARANGGRFTKNLDQIGGGHLVRNLDQIGGGHLVRNLDQIGGGHLLRNLDHIGGGHLVRNLDHIGGGHLVRNLDQIGGGHLVRNLDQIGGGHLVRNLDQIGGGNLVRSADYSNAEIKRDVE; encoded by the exons ATGGAAGCACGAGACTCGGGGCACTCCACGCGTTTTTCACGACGTGAACATCCACGGTTTACGAAGGATACCAAGCggcaaatcaaaattttctcttggaGAACCAGTTCCGGCATCCGTTTTAGTATCAAAGGCAACCTATATTCCGGACATCGCGGCGTGATGGCATTTTCCTCATCGATCGCGATCGTTTTCATCGGCGTGGCCGCTTACACGGTTGCGGCCGGATCCGTTCAG GGAATACCGAACACGCTGCAACGAGACGAATACGGATCACCAGTGTTGGCGGACCTCTTGGCAAGATACTTGGAAGATCGTA GAACAAATCAAGGAACGAAGCAAAACGTGGATCAGATCGGCGATGGACATCTTGTGACAGATAGTGACAAGCAGCTCAGACGTTTATTAGATGAATTAACGGATCGCTTGACTCAACATGCAGATTCTACCAATGACGAAGAAATACTCGACGCAATCGGCCggaaagaaatttcttttgatcGATATCGTGATGAAAATCTCAATTCTCCAATCAGCTCCAAAACATTCATAGATTTAACGAATCATGCGTATACTCTCGATTCAAATGCCGATCAAGTGAATAAACAATTGCTCACAGATCAGTTTGTCGATCATGATGTTTTGAACAACGCAAGAGCGAACGGTGGAAGATTTACAAAAAATCTAGATCAGATTGGCGGTGGGCATCTCGTGAGAAATTTGGATCAGATCGGCGGCGGGCATCTCGTGAGAAATCTTGATCAAATCGGTGGCGGACATCTATTGAGAAATCTAGACCATATTGGTGGTGGGCACCTTGTGAGAAATCTCGATCACATCGGTGGTGGACATCTTGTGAGAAATCTCGATCAGATTGGCGGTGGACATCTCGTAAGAAATCTAGACCAAATTGGCGGTGGGCATCTTGTAAGGAATCTGGATCAAATTGGCGGTGGAAATCTAGTTAGAAGTGCCGATTACTCGAATGCAGAAATAAAGCGGGACGTTGAATAG